Proteins encoded in a region of the Camelus bactrianus isolate YW-2024 breed Bactrian camel chromosome 36, ASM4877302v1, whole genome shotgun sequence genome:
- the LOC141576125 gene encoding olfactory receptor 5M8-like, producing MRRNFTSVTEFILLGLTSHLELQILFFVLFLAIYVTTVAGNLGMIILIWVHVRLHTPMYFFLSHLSFVDLCFSSNVTPKMLEIFLSERKTISYSACLVQCYFFIALVHVEIYILAVMALDRYMAICNPLLYGSKMSRSVCASLITVPYVYGALTGLMETMWTYSLVFCGPNEINHFYCADPPLIKLACSDTYNKETSMFAVAGCNLSFSLLIILVSYLYIFPAILRIRSSEGRCKAFSTCGSHLTAVTIFYAALFFMYLRPPSKESVAQGKMVAVFYTTVIPMLNPMIYSLRNKDVKEALIRELFSRKLLSK from the coding sequence ATGAGAAGAAACTTCACTTCAGTGACTGAGTTCATTCTTTTGGGACTGACCAGTCACCTCGAATTGCAGATTCTCTTCTTTGTGCTGTTTCTGGCCATTTACGTGACCACGGTGGCAGGAAATCTTGGCATGATCATCCTCATCTGGGTCCACGTGCGGCTCCACACGCCCATGTACTTTTTCCTGAGCCACTTGTCCTTCGTGGATCTGTGCTTCTCTTCCAATGTGACTCCAAAGATGCTGGAGATCTTCTTATCAGAGAGGAAAACCATCTCCTATTCTGCTTGTCTGGTGCAGTGTTACTTCTTTATTGCCCTGGTCCATGTGGAGATCTACATCCTGGCTGTGATGGCCTTGGATCGGTACATGGCCATCTGCAACCCTCTGCTTTATGGCAGCAAAATGTCCAGGAGCGTGTGTGCCTCCCTCATCACAGTGCCTTATGTGTATGGGGCACTCACTGGTCTGATGGAGACCATGTGGACCTACAGCCTCGTCTTCTGTGGCCCCAATGAAATTAATCACTTCTACTGTGCTGACCCTCCACTGATTAAGCTGGCTTGTTCTGACACCTACAACAAAGAAACATCAATGTTTGCTGTGGCTGGATGtaacctttccttttctctcctcatcATCCTGGTTTCCTACCTTTATATTTTTCCTGCTATCCTGAGGATTCGTTCCTCAGAAGGAAGGTGCAAAGCTTTCTCTACCTGTGGCTCTCACCTGACAGCTGTCACCATATTCTACGCAGCTCTTTTCTTCATGTACCTCAGACCACCCTCGAAGGAATCCGTGGCACAGGGGAAAATGGTGGCCGTGTTTTATACCACTGTGATCCCCATGCTGAATCCCATGATCTACAGTCTGAGGAACAAGGATGTGAAAGAGGCTCTGATCAGAGAACTGTTCAGCAGGAAACTGCTTTCTAAATAA